From Lysinibacillus sp. SGAir0095, the proteins below share one genomic window:
- a CDS encoding DUF3267 domain-containing protein, with translation MPQDSKPEIIMLDMKKIAKMNMWLTLGLSVGFFMVNGFIHQQFSVSISFWNILLFIASYIILIALHEVFHLLGFMIFGKVKFNQLEYGVNLKLGIAYATTTQPLPNKAMKKSLLLPFWTTGVIPSIIGFTVQSNILLLLGAFLIAGAIGDFYMYKELRKFPNTSLVKDDPELPRLYVYEEGVKVNND, from the coding sequence ATGCCACAAGACTCAAAACCTGAAATTATCATGCTGGATATGAAAAAAATTGCGAAAATGAATATGTGGTTAACCCTTGGCTTAAGTGTTGGATTTTTCATGGTCAATGGGTTTATTCATCAACAATTTTCGGTATCGATATCATTTTGGAATATACTGCTTTTCATAGCTAGTTACATTATCCTTATTGCATTACATGAAGTTTTTCATTTACTTGGATTTATGATATTTGGAAAAGTAAAATTTAATCAATTAGAATATGGAGTAAATTTAAAATTAGGTATTGCCTATGCAACCACCACTCAGCCATTGCCGAACAAAGCAATGAAAAAATCATTATTATTACCATTTTGGACGACTGGTGTTATTCCCAGTATTATTGGTTTTACTGTTCAATCAAATATATTGCTGCTTTTAGGTGCATTTCTAATTGCAGGTGCTATCGGTGATTTTTATATGTACAAGGAGCTACGCAAATTCCCAAATACCTCTCTTGTCAAGGATGACCCAGAGTTGCCAAGATTGTATGTATATGAGGAAGGGGTTAAAGTGAACAATGACTAA
- the ssb gene encoding single-stranded DNA-binding protein, whose product MINRVVLVGRLTKDPELRYTPSGVPMTRFTVAVNRTFSNQQGEREADFIGCIAWRKQAENLANFMKKGSLIGVEGRIQTGSFEGQDGKRVYTTDVVADAVQFLEPRNTGGGGMPNQQYGGQPQYGGNQPSYGTSQPNQQFGGGNMDQDPFAPSYQQSQPSMNQQNYTRVDEDPFASSKGPIEVSEDDLPF is encoded by the coding sequence GTGATAAACCGTGTCGTACTAGTTGGAAGACTTACGAAAGATCCTGAGCTTCGATATACACCGAGTGGCGTTCCTATGACTCGTTTTACAGTCGCTGTAAATAGAACATTTTCGAACCAACAAGGTGAACGTGAAGCAGACTTCATCGGATGTATTGCTTGGAGAAAACAAGCCGAAAACTTGGCAAACTTCATGAAAAAAGGAAGTTTGATTGGTGTAGAAGGCCGTATTCAAACAGGTAGTTTTGAGGGTCAAGATGGAAAACGTGTTTATACAACAGATGTTGTAGCGGATGCTGTTCAATTCTTAGAACCACGCAACACTGGTGGTGGAGGAATGCCAAATCAACAGTATGGAGGGCAACCACAATATGGAGGCAACCAACCTTCATATGGTACAAGCCAACCAAACCAACAATTTGGTGGTGGCAATATGGATCAAGATCCATTTGCTCCTTCTTACCAACAATCTCAACCTTCTATGAATCAGCAAAATTATACACGTGTAGATGAGGATCCATTTGCATCGAGCAAAGGACCAATCGAAGTTTCTGAAGATGACTTACCGTTCTAA
- a CDS encoding metalloprotease family protein produces MTNHVKVVTIDEQKIVKQTIILTIILSILFTALNYFLQRDFSFSILRLILGVAIYLIVSLVLVIANELLNIIGYRFRCKVARESISLSINLEKGLIYSKTSEKIKNAHYQSVFLTSFSITGILPLAIGFAIGSYPLLLASASFIAGGLANFKGINKLRKYPDDCLVQDVPEDFSVYVYLESEKQAS; encoded by the coding sequence ATGACTAATCATGTAAAAGTCGTCACAATAGATGAGCAAAAAATTGTAAAGCAAACAATCATTTTAACGATTATATTAAGTATTTTATTTACAGCTCTAAATTATTTCTTGCAAAGAGATTTTTCATTTAGCATACTACGATTGATCTTGGGCGTAGCCATTTATTTAATTGTCTCATTAGTTTTAGTTATTGCTAACGAGTTACTAAATATAATCGGTTATCGATTCCGTTGCAAGGTTGCTCGTGAATCCATATCCCTTTCCATTAATCTTGAAAAAGGGTTAATCTATTCTAAAACATCAGAAAAAATTAAAAACGCACATTATCAATCTGTCTTTTTAACTTCCTTTTCAATTACGGGGATTCTCCCATTAGCTATTGGTTTTGCTATTGGCAGCTATCCTTTATTGCTTGCAAGTGCTTCTTTTATTGCAGGTGGACTAGCAAATTTTAAAGGGATTAATAAGCTTAGGAAATATCCGGATGATTGTTTAGTACAAGATGTTCCAGAGGATTTTAGTGTATATGTTTATCTAGAAAGTGAAAAACAGGCATCCTAA
- a CDS encoding YybS family protein: MPNNQTKRLAHGAMMIALFTIFIAIAFYVPIISLVATLFAPLPIAWYSAKYDRSSSILVALIGCITSFFIGGLLIIPFALIYSAIGVVIGDALRLKRSKVYLLMSTGVTTLITFAIEYVISLKLFEVDIIKEFMTIMRESYQKSIELSQSLNAQSPLDEQTVNRMFDTLEMMIPATVTIAVFSITFIIISLNLPMLKRFGINIPKFRAFENMRLPKAVLWYYLIVLSINLFISPEIGSTLYVICLNFSLVLWMLLVLQGLSLIYFILSAYGSPKFLKVLAAFMAIPLYSFFVLIGILDLGFDIRSIVKGKIQK, from the coding sequence ATGCCGAATAATCAAACGAAAAGGCTAGCTCATGGTGCTATGATGATAGCATTATTTACAATTTTTATTGCAATCGCCTTTTATGTACCAATCATTAGTCTTGTTGCTACATTGTTTGCTCCACTGCCAATAGCTTGGTATAGTGCGAAATATGATCGAAGTTCATCGATTTTAGTAGCATTAATTGGGTGTATCACAAGCTTCTTCATTGGAGGATTGCTGATCATTCCTTTTGCTCTAATTTATTCAGCAATTGGGGTCGTAATAGGAGATGCACTAAGGTTAAAAAGAAGCAAAGTATACTTACTAATGTCTACAGGAGTTACCACACTTATAACTTTTGCAATAGAATATGTTATATCCTTAAAGTTATTTGAAGTAGACATTATTAAGGAATTCATGACAATCATGCGTGAAAGCTATCAAAAATCTATTGAACTTTCACAAAGTTTAAACGCACAGTCACCTTTAGATGAACAAACAGTGAATAGAATGTTTGATACGCTGGAAATGATGATTCCAGCTACTGTTACAATAGCGGTCTTTTCTATTACATTTATCATTATTTCATTGAATTTACCAATGTTAAAACGCTTCGGAATTAACATACCAAAATTTCGTGCTTTTGAGAATATGCGTTTGCCAAAAGCGGTATTATGGTATTACTTAATTGTATTGTCGATTAATTTATTTATTAGTCCTGAAATTGGGTCAACACTTTACGTGATTTGTCTTAACTTTTCCTTAGTACTCTGGATGCTATTAGTTTTACAAGGATTATCACTGATTTATTTTATTCTTAGTGCATACGGGTCACCTAAATTTTTAAAAGTACTTGCAGCTTTTATGGCAATTCCACTGTATTCCTTCTTTGTACTAATAGGAATATTGGATTTAGGTTTTGACATACGCTCAATTGTCAAAGGTAAGATTCAGAAGTAG
- the rpsF gene encoding 30S ribosomal protein S6, whose translation MKKYEVMYIVRPNIEDEAKKALVERFNEVLTSNGAEIIESKEWGKRRLAYEINDFREGYYQIVKANAGTEAINEFTRLANISEDIIRHMAVREEA comes from the coding sequence ATGAAAAAGTATGAAGTAATGTACATCGTTCGTCCAAACATTGAAGACGAAGCGAAAAAAGCATTAGTAGAACGCTTCAATGAAGTTTTAACTTCAAACGGCGCTGAAATCATCGAGTCTAAAGAGTGGGGCAAACGCCGCTTAGCTTATGAAATCAACGACTTCCGTGAAGGTTACTACCAAATCGTAAAAGCTAACGCTGGAACTGAAGCTATTAACGAATTCACTCGTTTAGCTAACATCAGCGAAGACATTATTCGTCACATGGCTGTTCGTGAAGAAGCTTAA
- the rpsR gene encoding 30S ribosomal protein S18 has protein sequence MAQRRGGRKRRKVCYFTSNNITTIDYKDVDLLKKFISERGKILPRRVTGTSAKYQRKLTTAIKRSRIMALLPFVAEDK, from the coding sequence ATGGCACAACGTCGCGGAGGCCGCAAACGCCGTAAAGTTTGTTACTTCACTTCAAACAACATTACTACAATCGATTATAAAGATGTAGATTTACTTAAAAAGTTCATTTCTGAACGCGGTAAAATTTTACCACGTCGCGTAACTGGTACAAGTGCAAAATACCAACGCAAATTAACTACAGCTATTAAACGTTCTCGTATTATGGCTCTTCTTCCATTCGTAGCGGAAGATAAATAA
- a CDS encoding hemolysin family protein — protein sequence MIFAIIFLLFVSFFFSGSETALTATNKMRLQSRASNHDKKAENLLKLVSKPSEFITTILIGNNIANILLPTLVTTIAIQYGFNLGLASAILTVIIIVFSEVIPKSIAAAFPDRIAFLVYPVIRFFVIIFKPITFILNSLTGALTRALSKNQVNDGSISKEELRTMVDIADIEGAFNLAESYRIKGVMDFHELDVKDAMKTPRINIVALSSTATFEEAREIVMQNPFTRYPVYGENIDDIIAVFHSKNIISWSLEPERPLEAFCDNDPLIVYEFHSIDLVLNKMTKEKKHMAIVLEEYGGTEGILTHEDILEVMLGFEIEDETDLNNESLVEKITETEIICDGKITLHRLNTIFYTNIPEEEDVLAGYLLNEIKDFPIEGDVIERNHLRFKILTTDNGAIKKVQIIKMSQ from the coding sequence GTGATCTTTGCGATCATTTTCTTGTTGTTTGTTTCCTTTTTCTTCTCAGGAAGTGAAACAGCATTGACAGCCACTAACAAAATGCGGCTTCAATCGAGGGCTAGTAATCATGATAAAAAAGCCGAAAACCTACTCAAATTAGTTTCAAAACCAAGTGAATTCATCACAACAATTCTAATCGGGAATAATATTGCCAATATTCTGCTTCCAACCTTAGTTACGACAATTGCTATTCAATACGGTTTTAATTTAGGACTTGCTTCTGCCATATTGACAGTCATTATTATTGTTTTTTCTGAGGTAATTCCGAAATCGATAGCAGCTGCTTTTCCAGATCGTATAGCTTTTCTGGTCTACCCTGTAATTCGTTTCTTTGTTATCATTTTTAAACCGATTACGTTCATACTTAATTCTCTAACAGGAGCTTTAACTAGAGCTTTGTCTAAAAATCAGGTCAATGATGGTTCGATTTCGAAGGAAGAATTACGGACCATGGTAGATATTGCAGATATTGAAGGGGCATTTAATCTAGCAGAGTCTTATCGTATCAAGGGAGTAATGGACTTTCATGAGTTAGATGTAAAGGATGCCATGAAAACACCGCGTATCAATATTGTAGCCCTATCAAGCACAGCTACTTTTGAAGAAGCACGGGAAATTGTTATGCAAAATCCTTTCACCCGATATCCTGTTTATGGAGAAAATATAGATGATATTATAGCTGTATTCCATTCCAAAAACATTATATCCTGGTCTTTAGAACCTGAGAGACCCTTAGAAGCATTTTGTGATAATGACCCTCTAATCGTCTATGAATTTCATTCCATTGATTTGGTATTAAACAAAATGACAAAAGAAAAGAAGCATATGGCAATTGTATTAGAAGAGTATGGTGGTACGGAAGGTATACTTACTCATGAAGATATCCTAGAGGTAATGCTTGGTTTCGAAATTGAGGACGAGACGGATCTAAATAATGAAAGTCTAGTTGAAAAGATAACGGAAACTGAAATTATTTGTGATGGGAAAATAACACTCCATCGACTAAACACTATTTTCTATACAAATATCCCAGAAGAAGAGGACGTTCTTGCGGGTTACCTCTTAAACGAAATTAAAGATTTTCCAATCGAAGGGGACGTTATTGAACGAAATCATCTTCGATTTAAAATCTTAACAACAGACAATGGAGCTATCAAAAAAGTTCAAATTATTAAAATGAGCCAATAA
- a CDS encoding DHH family phosphoesterase, with product MDTYRKRLIRHPLMYLTMIGLIGAILLTIWNIWLGVAYAVVTSIGLVYAWRIEKITFSQTEKHIESLSFRMKKVGSEALLEIPIGILLVNDKFVIEWANPYMSEIIDEESLIGLEMFDLSDELYSLTKSEEKREQTVSINEHKYKVVYKQEEKLLYFFDVTEQVKIESQYFADRTVIAILFIDNYDELTQGMDDQTRSLTNTVVTSIINEWAFAHGIFNKRISSDRFLAVLNESILIELEKKKFSILDDIREKTAQKNLSLTLSIGVGAGSSSLIKLGELAQSSLDLVLGRGGDQVAIKQPSGKLKFYGGKTNPVEKRTRVRARVISHALQDLIIESDQVFIMGHKNPDMDAIGAAIGVRKMAQKNKVNGYVVVNFDELNGSVSRLMHEIEENTDLYRYFISPEEALFAMTEKSLVIVVDTHKPSLVMDARLLKRSDKVVVIDHHRRGEEFIQNPTLVYMEPYASSTAELVTEILEYQPEDEKLTKLEATSLLSGIIVDTKSFTLRTGARTFEAASYLRTYGADTILVQQLLKEDIDTYIERSKLIQTVNFVYPGIAVARGDEEKTYDSVLIAQTADILLTMKDVTASFVIAHRSDGLIGISSRSLGDINVQVIMEKLGGGGHLTNAACQMDVETIEEALDRLTKAILETVEGSNGE from the coding sequence ATGGATACTTATAGGAAGCGACTAATTCGACATCCTCTTATGTATCTAACGATGATTGGCTTAATAGGTGCCATCCTACTGACCATTTGGAATATTTGGTTAGGCGTAGCCTATGCAGTAGTCACATCCATCGGGTTAGTATATGCATGGAGAATTGAAAAAATCACCTTTTCACAAACTGAAAAACATATTGAATCGCTATCATTTCGAATGAAAAAAGTAGGTTCAGAAGCTCTTTTAGAAATCCCTATAGGAATTTTACTCGTAAATGATAAGTTTGTTATTGAATGGGCAAATCCATATATGTCCGAAATTATTGATGAGGAATCACTAATCGGATTGGAAATGTTTGACCTTTCTGATGAACTATATAGTTTAACCAAATCAGAAGAAAAGCGTGAGCAAACCGTCTCAATTAATGAACATAAATATAAAGTGGTCTATAAGCAAGAAGAAAAACTTTTATACTTCTTTGATGTAACAGAGCAAGTAAAGATTGAATCTCAATATTTCGCTGATCGTACTGTCATAGCTATATTATTTATCGATAATTATGATGAATTAACACAAGGCATGGATGACCAAACACGAAGTTTAACAAATACAGTGGTCACGTCAATTATTAATGAGTGGGCATTTGCACATGGTATTTTCAATAAACGAATTTCCTCGGATCGTTTTTTAGCCGTTTTAAATGAATCGATTCTAATTGAACTAGAGAAGAAAAAATTTTCAATTTTAGATGATATCCGAGAGAAAACGGCTCAAAAAAATCTATCGCTTACGTTGAGTATTGGGGTTGGTGCCGGCTCCTCTTCGCTTATCAAATTAGGTGAATTGGCTCAATCAAGTCTAGATTTAGTGCTCGGGCGTGGTGGGGACCAGGTTGCTATTAAGCAGCCTAGCGGTAAGTTGAAGTTCTATGGAGGGAAAACCAACCCAGTAGAGAAACGTACAAGAGTAAGAGCAAGGGTGATTTCTCATGCATTACAAGATTTGATAATTGAAAGTGATCAAGTATTTATTATGGGACATAAAAATCCTGATATGGATGCAATCGGAGCAGCAATCGGTGTTCGTAAAATGGCTCAGAAAAACAAAGTGAATGGCTATGTTGTAGTCAACTTTGATGAACTCAATGGCAGTGTTAGCCGACTAATGCATGAAATTGAAGAAAATACGGATCTTTACCGTTACTTTATTTCACCTGAGGAAGCTCTTTTTGCAATGACTGAAAAATCATTAGTGATCGTTGTAGATACCCATAAACCAAGTCTTGTTATGGATGCACGTCTTTTGAAGCGCTCAGATAAAGTTGTAGTGATCGACCATCATAGACGTGGTGAAGAGTTTATCCAAAATCCTACACTTGTCTACATGGAGCCATACGCATCCTCTACTGCAGAGTTAGTTACAGAGATACTCGAGTATCAACCGGAAGATGAAAAGCTAACAAAGCTTGAAGCTACTTCCCTATTATCGGGAATTATTGTTGATACGAAAAGCTTCACTTTGCGTACAGGTGCCCGTACTTTTGAAGCAGCATCCTATTTAAGAACATATGGTGCAGATACAATCCTTGTTCAGCAACTATTAAAAGAAGATATTGATACGTATATTGAACGCTCGAAATTAATACAAACAGTTAATTTTGTTTACCCGGGCATTGCAGTTGCCAGAGGAGACGAAGAAAAAACATACGATTCAGTTTTAATTGCCCAGACAGCTGATATTTTATTGACAATGAAGGATGTAACAGCATCCTTTGTCATCGCCCATCGTTCAGACGGTTTAATCGGCATTAGCTCAAGGTCATTGGGTGACATTAATGTGCAGGTTATTATGGAGAAACTCGGCGGTGGCGGTCATTTAACAAATGCTGCCTGTCAAATGGATGTAGAGACTATAGAAGAAGCACTGGATCGTTTAACAAAAGCTATTTTAGAAACAGTTGAAGGGAGTAATGGAGAATGA